A stretch of the Nicotiana tabacum cultivar K326 chromosome 6, ASM71507v2, whole genome shotgun sequence genome encodes the following:
- the LOC107792234 gene encoding dynein light chain 1, cytoplasmic-like translates to MLEGKAVIEDTDMPLKMQIQAMRWASQALDLYDVLDCKSIAAHIKKEFDKKYGGGWQCVVGSKFGCFFTHAKGTFIYFTLETLNFLIFKGATSP, encoded by the exons ATGTTGGAAGGAAAAGCTGTTATTGAAGATACAGATATGCCATTGAAGATGCAGATCCAAGCCATGCGTTGGGCTTCTCAAGCTCTGGATCTTTATGATGTTTTGGACTGCAAATCTATTGCTGCTCACATAAAGAAG GAATTTGACAAGAAATATGGGGGAGGATGGCAGTGCGTGGTGGGGTCAAAATTCGGCTGTTTCTTCACTCATGCTAAAGGAACATTTATCTATTTCACATTGGAGACGCTAAACTTCCTCATCTTCAAAGGAGCCACTTCTCCTTGA
- the LOC107792233 gene encoding glyoxylate/hydroxypyruvate/pyruvate reductase 2KGR — protein sequence MEGIGVLLMRPLSNYLQQELTKRFTLFKYWEIPSESLKLHSNSIRAVVGNGVQGANSALIDSLPRLEIVSSHSSGLDKIDLVKCKERGIRVTSTPDALTDDVADMAILLTLATLRRICEADRFVRNGIWKEKDFKLTTKFSGKSVGIVGLGRIGSAIAKRAEAFGCSISYTSRSQKPESTYTYYPHVSDLASNCQILVVACALTDETRHIINREVIDAMGPHEVVINIARGSHIDEPELVSALAEGRLGGAGLDVLEYEPEAPVLLAGLDNVVLSPHVAASTLETRKDMADLVVANLEAHFSDKPLLTPVI from the exons ATGGAGGGGATAGGGGTATTATTGATGCGTCCGCTGTCCAATTACCTCCAGCAAGAGCTGACCAAACGTTTCACTCTCTTCAAATACTGGGAAATTCCCTCTGAATCTCTCAAACTACACTCGAACTCCATCCGAGCAGTAGTGGGAAATGGAGTTCAGGGAGCTAATTCGGCGTTGATTGATTCGCTACCCAGATTGGAAATAGTATCGAGTCACAGTTCAGGGCTTGACAAGATTGATTTGGTGAAGTGCAAAGAGAGAGGGATTAGGGTCACTTCCACTCCCGATGCTCTCACCGATGACGTTGCTGACATGGCCATTTTACTCACACTCGCCACATTGAGGAGGATTTGTGAAGCTGATCGATTCGTTAGGAATGGGATTTGGAAGGAAAAGGATTTCAAATTGACCACTAAG TTTAGCGGCAAATCAGTAGGTATTGTAGGTTTAGGGAGAATTGGTTCAGCAATTGCCAAGAGAGCTGAAGCTTTTGGATGTTCAATCAGTTATACTTCACGTTCACAAAAACCAGAGTCAACGTACACCTATTATCCACATGTTAGCGACTTGGCCTCCAACTGTCAGATCCTCGTTGTTGCTTGTGCCTTAACAGATGAAACTCGCCACATTATCAACCGTGAAGTCATAGATGCCATGGGTCCACATGAAGTTGTTATCAACATTGCGAGGGGTTCTCATATCGATGAACCTGAGCTGGTGTCTGCTCTTGCAGAAGGCAGATTAGGAGGAGCAGGGCTTGATGTGCTTGAATATGAACCTGAAGCGCCCGTGCTACTAGCTGGACTTGATAATGTTGTCCTATCACCTCATGTGGCAGCTAGCACTTTGGAGACTCGTAAGGACATGGCTGACCTCGTGGTTGCAAACTTGGAGGCACACTTTTCGGACAAGCCATTACTGACCCCTGTTATTTGA
- the LOC107815507 gene encoding glyoxylate/hydroxypyruvate/pyruvate reductase 2KGR, producing MESIGVLMACPMSSYLEQELDKRFKLFRFWNFSQKNEFLNQNADSIRAVVGNAFAGADAELIDSLPKLEIVSSFSVGLDKIDLNKCKEKGIRVTNTPDVLTEDVADLAVGLMLAVLRRICECDRYVRKGLWKSGDFKLTSKFSGKSVGIIGLGRIGLAIANRAEAFGCPISYHARSQKPNTNYKYYPSVVELASNCQILVVACALTPETRHIVNREVIEALGSKGVLINIGRGPHVDEKELVSALVEGRLGGAGLDVFENEPEVPEQLFGLENVVLLPHVGSGTVETRKAMADLVLGNLEAHFLNKPLLTPVV from the exons atGGAAAGCATCGGAGTGTTAATGGCGTGTCCTATGTCATCCTACCTAGAGCAAGAGTTAGACAAGCGATTCAAGCTCTTCCGCTTCTGGAACTTTTCCCAGAAGAACGAATTCCTCAATCAGAACGCCGATTCCATCCGCGCTGTCGTCGGCAACGCCTTCGCCGGCGCTGACGCTGAGCTCATCGATTCCCTCCCCAAGCTCGAAATCGTTTCGAGCTTCAGTGTTGGTTTAGATAAGATCGATTTGAACAAGTGTAAAGAGAAGGGGATTAGGGTTACTAATACCCCTGATGTTTTGACCGAGGACGTGGCTGACCTGGCTGTCGGGTTGATGTTGGCTGTTCTCAGGAGGATTTGTGAATGCGATCGCTATGTTAGGAAAGGGTTGTGGAAGTCTGGTGATTTCAAGTTGACTTCTAAG TTTAGTGGAAAATCAGTGGGTATTATAGGACTGGGAAGGATTGGCTTGGCAATTGCTAATAGAGCGGAAGCTTTTGGCTGTCCGATCAGTTACCACGCAAGATCACAGAAGCCAAATACAAATTACAAGTATTATCCAAGTGTAGTTGAGCTGGCTTCCAATTGCCAGATTCTGGTTGTGGCATGTGCGTTGACTCCTGAAACTCGTCATATTGTCAACCGTGAAGTCATTGAAGCTTTGGGATCAAAGGGGGTTCTGATTAACATTGGTAGGGGTCCTCATGTTGATGAAAAAGAGCTTGTATCTGCTCTTGTTGAAGGCCGTTTAGGGGGTGCTGGTCTTGATGTGTTTGAGAATGAGCCTGAAGTACCTGAGCAGCTCTTTGGCCTTGAGAATGTGGTCCTATTGCCTCATGTAGGCAGTGGCACAGTGGAAACACGCAAGGCCATGGCCGACCTTGTCCTTGGGAACTTAGAAGCTCACTTTCTGAACAAACCGCTGTTAACTCCAGTGGTTTAA